One Natronomonas moolapensis 8.8.11 genomic region harbors:
- a CDS encoding helix-turn-helix domain-containing protein, whose translation MPVLLVDDDPQWARATARLLETTEPKLKVTIANSLTAGREVLDAEPWRCIICDYQLGDGTGFDLLEDVQEETQDCPFLLVTGRGDEQIASQAISRGVTDYIIKNHDDSEATLIGNRVRNAIASANFQRQLSREYQSKTAILDLLRSTTLSEGLLGQFCRILVEENQYTGAWIGAVDTDSERAVVPRAVTGCQAYLEAVTGSAGIRSDSADPATQVLSRNEPVVVSVPESQDSEGVPTAYKLGSERWVELAREHGFTTAAALPITYDDVRIGTLCVYLSPDDPPLTGRRWKTLTEYADVIGHAQHNEELAQSLLGDPSQWVELEITDPSVPLAELTSTLGGSTCARVLSTRRRDDGTLQYLTMIADTSIEEVEAAAEESGTFELKSPVKTADGIRCDLYSTVFPPETTLVIHGATVEEVTATDGTVHLISAVPDHATATTIVDTLEEQFETVRMTALWNTERESIEELPSPLASLTDKQESVLRQAYFRGYFERPRQVSASELAQTLGIARATMTQHLRAAQRKVFDELLDE comes from the coding sequence ATGCCGGTACTTCTCGTGGACGACGACCCGCAGTGGGCCCGAGCGACGGCTCGATTGCTCGAGACCACCGAGCCGAAGCTAAAGGTGACAATCGCGAATAGTCTCACAGCCGGACGCGAGGTGCTCGATGCGGAACCATGGCGCTGCATCATCTGTGATTATCAGCTGGGCGATGGGACTGGCTTCGATTTGCTGGAGGACGTCCAAGAGGAGACGCAGGACTGCCCGTTCCTCCTCGTTACAGGCAGGGGTGACGAACAGATTGCGAGTCAGGCGATCAGTCGGGGTGTCACCGACTATATCATCAAGAATCACGACGACAGCGAGGCAACGCTGATTGGCAACCGGGTGCGGAACGCCATCGCCTCCGCTAACTTCCAGCGGCAGTTGAGCCGGGAGTACCAGAGCAAGACGGCGATACTGGATCTGCTCCGCTCTACGACGCTGTCTGAGGGGCTTTTGGGACAGTTCTGTCGGATTCTGGTCGAGGAGAATCAGTATACCGGCGCTTGGATCGGCGCAGTTGACACGGATTCGGAACGTGCGGTCGTTCCACGAGCAGTCACAGGGTGTCAGGCGTATCTCGAGGCAGTAACTGGTTCGGCGGGCATTCGATCGGATAGTGCTGATCCAGCAACGCAAGTCCTCTCTCGGAACGAACCCGTTGTCGTTTCCGTGCCCGAGAGCCAAGACAGCGAGGGAGTCCCCACAGCGTACAAACTCGGCTCCGAGCGCTGGGTCGAACTCGCGCGTGAGCACGGATTTACTACTGCCGCTGCCCTCCCGATAACCTACGACGACGTTCGAATCGGAACGCTTTGTGTGTATCTCTCCCCAGACGATCCGCCGTTAACCGGACGCCGCTGGAAAACGCTCACCGAGTACGCAGACGTAATCGGCCACGCACAACACAACGAAGAATTGGCACAGTCACTGCTCGGCGACCCCAGCCAGTGGGTAGAACTCGAGATAACCGACCCGTCAGTTCCTCTAGCCGAACTCACGTCTACCCTCGGTGGCTCCACCTGCGCTCGTGTGCTCTCGACGCGCAGACGAGACGATGGAACCCTGCAGTACCTGACGATGATCGCAGATACCTCGATTGAGGAAGTTGAGGCGGCTGCTGAGGAATCGGGCACGTTCGAGTTGAAGTCGCCAGTCAAAACCGCAGATGGCATTCGCTGTGACCTCTACAGCACCGTATTCCCACCGGAAACAACGCTAGTGATTCATGGGGCGACAGTCGAGGAGGTCACCGCGACGGACGGAACGGTCCACCTCATATCAGCAGTGCCTGACCACGCTACTGCGACCACGATCGTTGACACGCTCGAAGAACAGTTCGAAACCGTCAGGATGACCGCGTTGTGGAACACCGAGAGGGAATCGATTGAGGAGCTACCGTCGCCGCTCGCCTCCCTCACTGACAAACAGGAATCTGTCCTCCGCCAAGCGTACTTCCGTGGGTACTTCGAGCGGCCCCGCCAAGTGTCCGCGTCCGAATTAGCCCAGACGCTCGGTATCGCTCGTGCAACGATGACACAACACCTCCGGGCTGCACAACGGAAGGTCTTCGACGAACTGCTAGACGAGTAA
- a CDS encoding RNA-guided endonuclease InsQ/TnpB family protein, whose translation MHYNYKYRLDPPEALAETLLHHVDTCRQLYNHVLYKLNESDEIPARYKVQGTLPDLKSWWDDLGDVHSKVLQMVVKRVYDNLSTLKAKKENGRAVRMLKWKPPRDYQSFTYNQSGFKLKNTSGRPVLWLSKIGEIPIHLHRDIPENATIKQVTVKQEPTGEWFATFGINVDEATPEKPETPEKVVGIDVGILKYAHDTDGYAIESPDFSDERERLERAQRTLSRKQHGSANWEKQRRVVAERHVELKNKRRDFLHKLSNYYAREYDLVAVENLDAKGLVELPGNSRNRAGAAWGTFLRMLEYKCEREGTHFVAVTPRGTTKECASCGVSTDKPLWVREHSCPSCGFEMDRDANAAWNILSRGLEDVGVGYSESTPVETALPVDTVVSAKCVVEAGSPCLKEQPKAASRQG comes from the coding sequence ATGCACTACAACTACAAGTATCGGCTCGACCCACCGGAAGCCCTCGCGGAGACGCTTCTGCACCACGTCGATACTTGTAGGCAACTCTATAACCACGTCCTCTACAAACTCAACGAGTCAGACGAGATTCCCGCCCGCTACAAGGTACAGGGCACACTCCCCGACCTCAAATCGTGGTGGGACGACCTCGGAGACGTTCACTCGAAGGTGTTGCAGATGGTCGTCAAGCGCGTTTACGATAATCTCTCCACACTCAAGGCGAAGAAGGAGAACGGACGTGCCGTGAGAATGCTCAAGTGGAAACCGCCTCGGGATTACCAGTCGTTCACCTACAACCAGTCCGGCTTCAAACTCAAGAATACGAGTGGTCGGCCTGTCCTGTGGTTGAGCAAAATCGGAGAAATACCGATTCACCTCCACCGAGACATTCCTGAGAACGCGACCATCAAACAGGTCACAGTCAAGCAGGAACCGACGGGTGAGTGGTTCGCCACATTCGGTATCAACGTGGACGAAGCAACGCCTGAGAAACCGGAGACACCCGAGAAAGTCGTCGGGATTGACGTAGGCATCCTGAAGTACGCTCACGACACCGACGGGTACGCTATCGAGAGTCCTGACTTCAGCGACGAGCGTGAGCGGTTGGAACGCGCACAGCGCACCCTCTCGCGGAAACAGCACGGCTCAGCGAATTGGGAGAAACAACGCCGGGTCGTGGCCGAACGACACGTCGAATTGAAGAACAAGCGCCGTGACTTCCTCCACAAACTCTCGAACTACTACGCCCGCGAATACGACCTTGTGGCCGTAGAGAATTTGGACGCGAAGGGTTTGGTGGAACTACCGGGCAACTCGCGCAACCGTGCGGGTGCGGCGTGGGGGACGTTCCTGCGGATGCTCGAATACAAGTGTGAACGCGAAGGAACGCATTTCGTCGCCGTGACCCCTCGTGGAACGACGAAAGAGTGTGCATCCTGCGGCGTTTCGACTGACAAACCGCTTTGGGTGCGCGAACATTCATGTCCGTCGTGTGGGTTCGAGATGGACAGAGATGCGAACGCGGCGTGGAACATTCTTTCTCGCGGCCTCGAAGACGTAGGAGTGGGATACTCCGAATCAACGCCTGTGGAGACTGCGCTCCCTGTGGACACCGTTGTGTCTGCAAAGTGCGTCGTGGAAGCAGGAAGCCCCTGCCTCAAGGAGCAGCCGAAGGCGGCGAGTAGGCAGGGGTAG
- a CDS encoding sensor histidine kinase produces the protein MISEVQAVLLVLIVNLFAYVAVTLVAWWNRHKPGVWYFVFGAVFMILFSLSDIAVLTTRSVALIERIQVLTTGLAPAATATWVLFVLGYLGYLADVSRWQQAAVMGGIVGLPLLLAAIPGIYVEPSVASLWGTPSSSPRFDAVGSVVLLSTLAALLMGSLLLFRAALAQRVVKVRTAAVLAVPALVFLLAATVGIVGIVPRTLPLPRVVGPFAAAAYLYFFAVAEGFSVLPATGNLGVDQAFDQLDAGVVVVEDDTIIRCNPTATEYLGLERPNVATGESAAAVLGEFAGRPIDDPVVTVKQNDRVYEVTRSQIHSSGVVLLIQDVTTRRERLELQRQNEQLERLAHIVSHDFQTPLSTANKLTTLLRLDEGVSGTEAAQTIDDLEAVHDRLATFADQLPTLARESASIGDPTDCELADVAASAWDVVETGPLKLDIVSSRQLIGDDTRLEQAFQNLFENVVMHGNVPTEWPRNRPDSSTASATPPTDVSNAVQRETSASTVTVGRTESGFYVADDGPGFVATQDAKIFDYGMSTGSGSGLGLAIVRTIFEAHGWEISATESASGGARFDVHIETGPPEIETENAHVGG, from the coding sequence ATGATCAGCGAGGTTCAAGCAGTCCTCCTCGTTCTCATCGTGAATCTCTTCGCGTACGTGGCCGTCACCCTCGTGGCGTGGTGGAATCGCCACAAGCCCGGCGTCTGGTACTTCGTGTTCGGTGCCGTCTTTATGATCCTCTTTTCACTGTCGGATATCGCCGTCCTCACCACGCGCAGCGTCGCACTCATCGAACGGATACAGGTACTCACGACAGGGCTCGCCCCGGCAGCAACGGCGACCTGGGTGTTGTTCGTTCTCGGATATCTCGGCTATCTCGCGGACGTCTCGCGGTGGCAGCAAGCGGCGGTGATGGGGGGAATAGTCGGGCTCCCACTGCTGTTGGCGGCTATTCCGGGCATATACGTCGAGCCGAGCGTCGCCTCGCTTTGGGGGACGCCGAGTTCGAGCCCGCGTTTCGACGCGGTCGGCTCGGTCGTTCTGCTATCGACACTCGCTGCGTTGTTGATGGGGAGTCTCCTCTTATTTCGAGCCGCACTCGCCCAGCGCGTCGTCAAAGTGCGAACCGCAGCCGTGCTCGCCGTTCCCGCGCTGGTGTTTCTCCTCGCTGCGACGGTCGGCATCGTCGGCATTGTCCCCCGAACACTTCCGTTGCCACGAGTCGTCGGACCGTTCGCCGCTGCGGCCTATTTGTATTTTTTCGCGGTCGCAGAAGGGTTCAGCGTGCTGCCCGCAACAGGGAACCTCGGAGTCGATCAGGCCTTCGACCAACTGGACGCCGGTGTCGTCGTCGTCGAGGACGATACCATCATCCGCTGTAACCCGACTGCTACGGAGTACCTCGGCCTTGAGCGTCCAAACGTAGCCACAGGTGAATCGGCGGCGGCTGTTCTCGGCGAGTTCGCAGGCCGCCCAATCGACGACCCGGTAGTCACCGTCAAGCAAAACGATCGCGTCTACGAGGTCACCCGCTCACAGATCCACTCCAGCGGGGTTGTACTGTTGATCCAAGACGTGACGACCCGGCGGGAGCGGCTGGAATTACAGCGCCAGAACGAACAGCTCGAACGGCTCGCCCACATTGTCTCACACGACTTTCAAACGCCGCTATCGACCGCGAATAAACTGACAACGCTACTCCGTCTCGATGAGGGCGTATCCGGAACGGAAGCCGCCCAAACCATCGACGATCTGGAGGCGGTCCACGACCGTCTGGCCACCTTTGCCGATCAGTTACCGACGCTGGCACGCGAGAGTGCATCGATCGGCGACCCCACAGACTGCGAGCTGGCAGACGTCGCGGCGTCGGCGTGGGACGTTGTCGAAACCGGACCATTGAAACTCGACATCGTGTCGTCGCGCCAGCTCATCGGTGACGACACCCGTCTCGAACAGGCCTTTCAGAATCTCTTCGAGAACGTCGTTATGCACGGTAACGTCCCTACCGAGTGGCCAAGGAATCGACCGGACTCGTCGACTGCGTCTGCTACGCCGCCGACCGACGTCTCGAACGCAGTCCAGCGTGAAACAAGCGCGTCGACGGTCACTGTCGGACGAACGGAATCGGGGTTCTACGTTGCCGACGACGGGCCGGGATTCGTTGCGACACAAGATGCGAAAATCTTCGACTACGGTATGAGTACCGGCTCCGGGTCGGGGCTCGGACTTGCGATCGTCCGCACCATCTTCGAGGCCCACGGCTGGGAGATCTCCGCGACCGAGAGTGCGAGTGGTGGGGCCCGATTCGACGTCCACATCGAAACAGGACCACCCGAAATCGAGACCGAAAACGCACATGTCGGTGGCTGA